One Aliiroseovarius sediminilitoris DNA window includes the following coding sequences:
- the ruvA gene encoding Holliday junction branch migration protein RuvA — MIGKIAGRIDYRAEDHVLIDVRGVGYLVYVSDRTMASLPGPGEAVALYTELLVREDNLQLFGFTTLVEKEWHRLLMSVQGIGAKASMAILGTLGPDGVSRAIALGDWNAVKAAKGIGPKTAQRVVLELKDKAASVMALSGQASVATGSFVQDDAVIEPSTPSAPVTAPVSTGNAAAQSEALSALTNLGYAPGEAASAVAQALGEDTTLDTSGLIRAALKLLAPKG, encoded by the coding sequence ATGATCGGAAAGATTGCGGGACGCATCGATTATCGCGCCGAAGATCACGTGCTGATCGACGTGCGCGGCGTGGGCTATCTGGTCTATGTCTCGGACCGCACCATGGCCAGCCTGCCCGGTCCGGGCGAAGCTGTTGCACTTTACACCGAGCTGCTGGTGCGCGAAGACAATCTGCAACTATTCGGCTTCACAACGCTGGTCGAGAAGGAATGGCACCGGCTGCTCATGAGCGTGCAGGGCATCGGGGCGAAGGCGTCGATGGCGATCCTTGGCACATTGGGGCCGGACGGGGTCAGCCGCGCCATTGCGCTGGGTGACTGGAACGCGGTCAAGGCGGCCAAAGGCATCGGCCCCAAAACCGCGCAGCGCGTGGTGTTGGAGCTGAAAGACAAGGCGGCGTCTGTCATGGCGCTGTCGGGGCAGGCATCGGTTGCCACTGGCTCCTTTGTGCAGGATGACGCGGTGATCGAACCGTCCACACCCTCTGCGCCTGTCACCGCGCCCGTGTCCACAGGCAACGCCGCCGCACAATCCGAAGCTCTGTCGGCCCTGACCAACCTTGGCTACGCGCCCGGCGAGGCGGCGTCCGCCGTGGCACAGGCCTTGGGCGAGGATACGACGCTCGACACGTCCGGCCTGATCCGCGCCGCGCTGAAACTTCTTGCGCCCAAAGGGTAG
- the hflK gene encoding FtsH protease activity modulator HflK, protein MASDNGGPWGGGGNRDGSGGRPPSNGGGNRGGKDQPQMPEIEELMKKGQEQLRVLMGGRGDKGRGGGSGGGTGGPSFGRGSILLVALVAVAVWVFASFYRVDTSEQSVELLFGERYGVGQEGLNFAPWPIVTREIYPVTRENVINIGDGTNEGLMLTGDENIVDIDYQVVWNISDLEKFVFNLAAPENTIRAVSESAMREIIARSRLSPILTSDRGIIAQDLQELIQSTLDGYQSGVNIVRVNFDKADPPEDVIDSFREVQAAEQTRDTLQKQADAYANRVVAAARGEAAQLLEEAEGYRARVVNEAEGEAARFIAVYDEFAKAPDITRKRLYLETIEKVMRSVDKVILDDNVGGEGGVVPYLPLNELTRKPAQTTDGGAN, encoded by the coding sequence ATGGCCAGCGATAATGGCGGTCCCTGGGGCGGCGGTGGAAACCGTGACGGCTCTGGTGGGCGTCCCCCCTCGAACGGTGGCGGCAACCGTGGCGGTAAAGATCAACCGCAAATGCCCGAGATTGAAGAACTGATGAAAAAGGGACAGGAGCAGTTGCGCGTCCTGATGGGCGGTCGTGGCGACAAAGGTCGCGGTGGCGGCTCAGGTGGTGGCACCGGCGGGCCCAGCTTCGGACGCGGATCGATCCTGTTGGTGGCGCTGGTCGCTGTGGCGGTCTGGGTATTTGCGAGTTTCTATCGCGTGGACACATCGGAGCAATCGGTCGAGCTTCTGTTCGGTGAACGCTATGGCGTTGGTCAAGAGGGTCTGAACTTTGCGCCCTGGCCCATTGTCACAAGGGAAATCTATCCGGTAACGCGTGAAAACGTGATCAATATTGGTGACGGCACCAATGAAGGCCTGATGCTGACGGGCGACGAAAACATCGTCGATATCGACTATCAGGTCGTCTGGAACATCTCGGACCTCGAGAAATTTGTCTTTAACCTTGCCGCGCCGGAAAACACCATTCGCGCGGTATCGGAATCGGCCATGCGCGAGATTATCGCGCGTTCGCGTCTTTCTCCGATCCTGACCTCGGATCGCGGAATCATTGCTCAGGATTTGCAAGAGCTGATCCAGTCGACGCTGGATGGGTATCAGTCCGGGGTAAACATCGTTCGGGTGAACTTTGACAAGGCCGACCCGCCTGAAGACGTGATTGACAGTTTCCGCGAAGTGCAGGCAGCCGAACAGACCCGCGACACGCTTCAGAAACAAGCCGACGCTTATGCAAACCGTGTGGTTGCAGCGGCACGTGGTGAAGCCGCACAGCTTTTGGAAGAAGCCGAAGGCTATCGCGCCCGCGTGGTCAACGAGGCCGAAGGTGAAGCCGCCCGGTTTATCGCTGTTTACGATGAGTTCGCGAAGGCTCCGGATATCACGCGAAAGCGTCTGTATCTGGAAACGATCGAGAAAGTGATGCGCAGCGTGGACAAGGTGATCCTTGACGACAATGTCGGTGGGGAAGGGGGCGTAGTGCCCTATCTGCCGCTGAACGAATTGACGCGCAAACCAGCGCAAACAACGGACGGAGGGGCGAACTGA
- the ruvB gene encoding Holliday junction branch migration DNA helicase RuvB translates to MTASDPVNTPDPTLRPAPRPEDAEDTNRALRPQTLGDFIGQAEARANLRIFIESARKRGEAMDHVLFHGPPGLGKTTLAQIMARELGVNFRMTSGPVLAKAGDLAAILTNLEANDVLFIDEIHRLNPVVEEVLYPALEDFELDLVIGEGPAARTVRIELQPFTLVGATTRLGLLTTPLRDRFGIPVRLQFYSVDELHEIVTKNAIKLGAPADTDGAREIAKRARGTPRIAGRLLRRVVDFAVVEGDGRITRDLADNALTRLGVDHLGLDGADRRYLGLMAEHYGGGPVGIETLSAALSESRDALEEVIEPFLLQQGLIQRTPRGRMLGQIAWRHLGLTAPAPQQRGEGQGQLFDG, encoded by the coding sequence ATGACCGCCTCTGACCCTGTGAACACGCCGGACCCGACGCTGCGCCCCGCGCCGCGCCCGGAAGACGCGGAAGATACCAACCGCGCCCTGCGCCCGCAAACGCTGGGCGACTTCATCGGACAAGCCGAGGCGCGGGCCAACCTGCGCATTTTCATCGAAAGCGCGCGCAAGCGTGGCGAGGCGATGGACCACGTGCTTTTTCACGGCCCGCCCGGTCTGGGTAAGACGACGCTCGCGCAGATCATGGCGCGCGAGTTGGGCGTGAACTTTCGCATGACATCCGGCCCGGTGTTGGCCAAGGCCGGTGATCTGGCCGCGATCCTGACCAATCTGGAAGCCAATGACGTGTTGTTCATTGACGAAATTCACAGGCTCAATCCGGTGGTCGAGGAAGTGCTGTATCCCGCGCTGGAAGATTTCGAACTGGATCTGGTGATCGGCGAAGGCCCCGCCGCGCGCACCGTGCGGATTGAATTGCAGCCCTTCACGCTGGTGGGGGCCACCACCCGCTTGGGCCTTTTGACCACGCCGCTGCGCGACCGGTTCGGTATTCCTGTGCGGCTGCAATTTTACTCCGTCGATGAACTGCACGAGATTGTCACAAAAAACGCGATCAAGCTGGGCGCCCCTGCGGACACAGATGGCGCGCGTGAAATCGCGAAACGCGCCCGCGGCACCCCTCGGATCGCGGGGCGGCTCTTGCGCCGCGTGGTTGATTTTGCGGTGGTTGAGGGCGACGGGCGCATCACGCGCGACCTCGCCGACAATGCGCTGACGCGATTGGGCGTTGATCATCTGGGTCTGGACGGCGCGGACCGGCGCTATCTTGGCTTGATGGCCGAACATTATGGCGGCGGCCCGGTGGGTATCGAAACCCTGTCCGCCGCGCTTTCCGAAAGCCGCGATGCGCTGGAAGAGGTGATCGAGCCGTTCCTGCTGCAACAAGGGCTGATCCAGCGCACCCCGCGCGGGCGGATGCTGGGCCAGATCGCGTGGCGCCACCTTGGCCTGACTGCCCCGGCACCGCAGCAACGTGGCGAGGGACAAGGACAGCTTTTCGACGGTTGA
- the hflC gene encoding protease modulator HflC, translated as MKRTQIILVAVVAVLFGALQAIYIVDEREVALRLWFGEVQAEITDPGLYFKIPVLHEIVKYDGRILPLETSKLEVTPADSRRLEVDAFARWRISDAKQFRRAVGASSIAGAQPRLERILNAELREVLGKVNSGAVLSADRVLLMNQIRDQARTQAASLGVEIIDVRIKRADLPKQNLEATFERMRAERQRLAADEIARGNEAAQRLRATADRTVVETVSEARKQAQIIRGEADARRNGILADALGRDEEFYAFLRSLEAYENSLLGANSSMVLSPDSEFFDYLKSDTGR; from the coding sequence ATGAAACGCACACAAATCATCCTTGTCGCCGTTGTGGCGGTGCTGTTTGGCGCGTTGCAGGCGATCTATATCGTCGATGAACGCGAGGTCGCGCTACGGCTCTGGTTTGGTGAGGTGCAGGCCGAGATCACGGATCCGGGTCTGTATTTCAAGATCCCCGTGCTGCACGAGATCGTCAAATATGACGGTCGGATCCTGCCCCTGGAAACCAGCAAACTTGAGGTGACGCCCGCGGATAGCCGGCGGCTTGAAGTTGACGCCTTCGCACGCTGGCGTATCTCGGACGCCAAGCAATTCCGCCGTGCCGTGGGAGCAAGCTCGATCGCCGGTGCACAACCGCGTCTTGAACGGATCCTGAACGCCGAACTGCGTGAGGTTCTTGGTAAAGTGAACTCTGGCGCGGTTCTGTCTGCCGACCGGGTTCTTCTGATGAACCAGATCCGCGATCAAGCCCGTACGCAGGCGGCGTCGCTGGGGGTCGAGATCATCGACGTGCGCATCAAGCGCGCCGATCTGCCCAAGCAAAACCTTGAAGCAACCTTCGAACGGATGCGTGCAGAACGTCAGCGTCTGGCCGCCGATGAAATCGCACGCGGTAACGAAGCGGCCCAGCGTTTGCGGGCCACCGCAGACCGGACCGTGGTCGAAACCGTGTCCGAGGCGCGCAAGCAGGCCCAGATCATCCGGGGTGAGGCTGACGCCCGCCGCAACGGCATTCTGGCCGATGCACTGGGTCGCGACGAGGAATTCTATGCCTTCCTGCGATCGCTGGAAGCCTATGAAAATTCGCTGCTTGGTGCCAACTCGTCGATGGTTCTGTCGCCGGACAGCGAGTTCTTCGACTATCTGAAATCGGATACGGGCCGGTGA
- a CDS encoding fatty acid desaturase has protein sequence MKHTPDFPQSSDDTKSARDWVKTLAAYREPNQWRSAFELAVSIGPFILLWGLAWLSMSVSLWLTLAISIVNALFLLRLFTIQHDCGHGAFFKQRALSDWVGRVIGVLTLTPYAVWRRTHSIHHSSAGHLGKRGIGDIMTLTVDEYNSLSRFERLRYRIYRNPVFLFGFGPGYLFLLQNRLPLGLMNSARYWISAMGTNLAILAALVVIWYFGGFSALLLIFLPTTILAATAGMWLFYVQHQFEDTHWSTEEDWQLHDAALEGSSHYIMPPVLQWFSANIGIHHVHHLYSRIPFYRLTEVLRDHAELAQANRMTIAESLSCARLHLWDANRKQLLSFSQARAIYGSVAG, from the coding sequence ATGAAACATACCCCAGATTTTCCGCAATCATCCGATGACACGAAATCCGCGAGGGACTGGGTCAAGACCTTGGCCGCCTATCGCGAACCGAACCAGTGGCGCAGCGCGTTTGAACTGGCGGTCAGCATCGGTCCGTTCATCCTTTTGTGGGGTCTGGCGTGGTTGTCGATGTCGGTCAGTCTTTGGCTGACACTTGCGATTTCAATCGTCAACGCGCTGTTTCTATTGCGTTTGTTTACCATTCAGCACGATTGCGGCCACGGCGCGTTCTTCAAGCAACGCGCGCTCAGTGATTGGGTTGGGCGGGTGATCGGGGTTTTGACACTGACACCTTATGCTGTCTGGCGGCGCACCCATTCGATCCATCACAGCTCGGCCGGACATCTGGGCAAGCGTGGCATTGGCGACATCATGACCCTGACAGTTGACGAATATAACAGCCTGTCACGGTTCGAGCGTTTGCGGTATCGCATCTATCGCAATCCGGTTTTCCTGTTCGGATTTGGACCGGGCTATCTGTTCCTTCTGCAAAACCGCCTGCCGCTTGGCCTGATGAACAGTGCGCGGTACTGGATCAGCGCGATGGGCACCAATCTGGCCATCCTCGCCGCGCTGGTGGTGATCTGGTATTTCGGCGGCTTCTCGGCGCTTTTGCTGATCTTCTTGCCGACCACCATACTGGCCGCGACGGCTGGCATGTGGTTGTTCTATGTGCAGCACCAGTTTGAAGACACGCATTGGAGCACCGAAGAGGATTGGCAATTGCACGACGCGGCCCTTGAAGGCAGCTCGCATTATATCATGCCACCAGTGCTGCAATGGTTCAGTGCCAATATCGGTATCCACCACGTGCACCATCTTTACAGCCGCATCCCGTTCTATCGCCTGACCGAAGTGCTGCGTGACCACGCGGAACTGGCGCAGGCCAACCGCATGACCATAGCCGAAAGCCTGTCATGCGCGCGACTGCATCTGTGGGATGCGAACCGCAAGCAATTGTTGTCGTTCTCGCAGGCCCGTGCGATCTATGGCTCGGTCGCGGGTTAG
- the ruvC gene encoding crossover junction endodeoxyribonuclease RuvC: MRVIGIDPGLRNLGWGVIDTDGTRMSHVANGICHSRTGELASRLLSLYDQLSEVLALYAPDTAAVEQTFVNKDAVATLKLGQARGIALLVPARAGLPIGEYAPNAVKKAVVGVGHADKVQVEHMVKMQLPGVQIKGADAADALAIAICHAFHAGSAGRLEAALRKASA, translated from the coding sequence ATGCGCGTAATTGGCATTGATCCGGGGCTTCGGAACCTTGGCTGGGGCGTGATCGACACCGATGGCACGCGGATGTCGCACGTGGCCAACGGGATTTGCCATTCGCGCACGGGCGAACTGGCCTCGCGGTTGTTGTCGCTTTATGATCAATTGTCCGAGGTGCTTGCGCTTTATGCCCCCGACACTGCCGCAGTGGAACAGACTTTCGTGAACAAGGACGCGGTTGCCACATTGAAGCTGGGGCAGGCGCGCGGGATTGCACTGCTTGTGCCGGCCAGGGCGGGGCTACCCATCGGGGAATATGCGCCCAACGCGGTCAAGAAAGCCGTGGTGGGGGTCGGACACGCTGACAAGGTGCAGGTCGAACACATGGTGAAGATGCAGTTGCCGGGTGTGCAGATCAAAGGCGCGGATGCCGCCGACGCGTTGGCGATTGCGATCTGCCATGCCTTTCACGCCGGAAGCGCCGGGCGATTGGAAGCCGCGCTCAGAAAGGCGTCAGCATGA
- a CDS encoding Do family serine endopeptidase, with protein MALAMILATGLQAEARSAPDSFADLAEQVSPAVVNITTSTIIAQRTGNQPMIPEGSPFEDFFRDFLDRNQPGGPNGNDNQPRQRRSQALGSGFVISEDGFIVTNNHVIDGADEIMIEFFNGGGELPAKVIGTDPNTDIAVLKVESDKPLPFVTFGDSDIMRVGDWVMAVGNPLGQGFSVSAGIVSQRNRELSGAYDDFIQTDAAINRGNSGGPLFNMDGEVVGVNTAILSPNGGSIGIGFAMSSAVVKRVVDQLKEFGETRRGWLGVRIQDITDDIAEAMGLESTNGALITDVPDGPAKDAGILPNDVILSFDGTEVTSTRELVRIVGNAPVGKAVRVVILREGQTETLKITLGRREDANAAPGDAPSEDAPDAPAEGKVLGMTLGELDDMRRDDLGLPPTAEGLIVLDIDEDSEAFEKGIRAGDVVAEAGQESVNSIDALEARLEDAKDGGRKSVLLLVRRDDNPRFVALTLE; from the coding sequence ATGGCGTTGGCCATGATCCTTGCAACGGGCTTGCAGGCCGAGGCGCGCAGCGCCCCTGACAGCTTTGCCGATCTGGCCGAACAGGTCAGTCCGGCGGTGGTGAATATCACTACGTCGACCATCATCGCGCAAAGAACCGGCAACCAGCCTATGATCCCGGAAGGCAGCCCGTTCGAAGATTTCTTCCGTGATTTTCTGGATCGCAATCAGCCAGGCGGGCCAAATGGCAATGACAACCAGCCACGCCAGCGCCGCAGTCAGGCCCTTGGCTCGGGTTTCGTGATTTCCGAGGATGGATTCATCGTGACCAACAACCACGTCATCGATGGCGCGGATGAGATCATGATTGAGTTTTTCAACGGTGGCGGTGAATTGCCCGCCAAAGTGATTGGCACCGACCCCAACACCGACATCGCTGTTTTGAAAGTGGAAAGCGACAAGCCACTGCCTTTCGTGACCTTTGGTGACAGTGACATCATGCGCGTCGGCGACTGGGTGATGGCCGTCGGCAATCCGCTTGGGCAGGGTTTTTCGGTTTCAGCCGGGATCGTATCGCAGCGCAATCGCGAGCTGTCAGGTGCCTATGACGACTTCATCCAGACGGATGCGGCGATCAACCGCGGCAACTCGGGCGGGCCGCTGTTCAACATGGATGGCGAAGTGGTCGGGGTGAACACTGCGATCCTTAGCCCCAATGGCGGCTCGATCGGTATCGGGTTTGCAATGTCTTCAGCCGTCGTCAAACGCGTTGTGGATCAGTTGAAAGAATTCGGCGAAACCCGCCGTGGCTGGCTGGGTGTGCGCATTCAGGACATCACCGACGATATCGCCGAGGCGATGGGGCTTGAAAGCACCAACGGCGCTTTGATCACGGACGTGCCGGATGGACCGGCCAAGGATGCGGGCATTCTGCCCAATGACGTCATCCTGTCCTTCGATGGCACCGAAGTGACGAGCACGCGCGAACTTGTGCGCATCGTCGGCAATGCGCCTGTTGGCAAAGCGGTGCGCGTGGTGATCTTGCGCGAGGGGCAGACCGAAACGCTGAAAATCACGCTTGGACGTCGCGAAGATGCCAATGCAGCACCCGGCGATGCCCCGAGCGAGGACGCACCAGACGCGCCAGCAGAAGGCAAAGTTCTGGGCATGACCTTAGGTGAACTGGACGACATGCGTCGCGACGACCTTGGGTTGCCGCCTACGGCTGAAGGGCTGATCGTGCTGGACATCGACGAAGACAGCGAGGCCTTTGAAAAAGGCATTCGGGCCGGTGACGTCGTGGCTGAAGCCGGGCAAGAATCCGTCAATTCGATCGACGCGCTGGAAGCACGTCTTGAGGATGCCAAGGACGGCGGGCGTAAATCGGTGCTGCTGCTGGTGCGTCGCGACGACAACCCACGGTTCGTCGCGCTGACACTGGAATAG
- a CDS encoding DUF1127 domain-containing protein translates to MAAFETTYIPVSGASFGGRLSAAFRKLVVTVRVWNDARMTRNALAKLSDRELDDIGLCRADISSL, encoded by the coding sequence ATGGCTGCTTTCGAAACGACATATATCCCTGTGAGCGGTGCGTCATTCGGCGGCCGTTTGTCCGCCGCGTTCCGCAAACTTGTTGTCACGGTCCGCGTCTGGAATGACGCCCGTATGACCCGGAACGCCCTGGCCAAGCTGAGCGACCGCGAGCTTGACGATATCGGGCTGTGCCGCGCTGACATCAGCTCGCTGTAA
- the rpiA gene encoding ribose-5-phosphate isomerase RpiA, giving the protein MSGELSPIDTAKFVAAKRAVQYVEDGMRVGLGTGSTAAWMVRCLGERVRSEGLKITGVPTSTRTAELARQVGIEVTTLDEAKWLDLTIDGTDEYDPDLCLIKGGGGAHLQEKIVATASDRMVVIADPTKGVDMLGAFPLPIEVIPFGLQATKGLVEELLAAMDVLDSKAVLREKGGVPFVTDEGNHIVDLHLKRIQDPRKLSMVLNQVPGVVENGLFIDICDAVVIGHGDGRVEVIDINEGTHEEERIEFADSANIFADI; this is encoded by the coding sequence ATGTCCGGAGAACTTTCACCCATCGACACCGCCAAATTCGTCGCTGCCAAGCGGGCAGTTCAATATGTAGAAGACGGAATGCGCGTGGGGCTGGGCACCGGGTCCACCGCCGCCTGGATGGTGCGTTGCCTGGGCGAACGTGTTCGCAGCGAGGGGCTGAAGATCACTGGCGTGCCCACCAGCACCCGCACCGCCGAACTGGCGCGGCAGGTGGGGATCGAGGTGACAACGCTGGACGAGGCGAAATGGCTGGACCTGACCATTGATGGCACCGATGAATACGACCCGGATCTATGCCTGATAAAAGGGGGCGGCGGCGCGCATCTGCAGGAAAAGATCGTCGCCACGGCCTCGGACCGGATGGTGGTGATTGCCGATCCCACCAAAGGGGTCGACATGCTGGGTGCCTTCCCGCTGCCAATCGAGGTGATTCCCTTTGGCCTTCAAGCCACCAAGGGGCTGGTCGAAGAGCTGTTGGCCGCGATGGACGTTCTGGACAGCAAGGCCGTGCTGCGCGAAAAGGGCGGTGTTCCCTTCGTAACCGACGAAGGCAATCACATCGTAGACCTGCACCTGAAACGTATTCAGGATCCGCGCAAGCTGTCCATGGTGCTGAATCAGGTGCCGGGCGTGGTCGAGAACGGGTTGTTCATCGACATTTGCGACGCGGTGGTCATCGGCCATGGCGATGGCCGGGTCGAGGTGATCGACATCAACGAAGGCACCCACGAAGAAGAGCGGATCGAGTTCGCAGACAGCGCGAATATTTTCGCAGATATTTGA
- the thpR gene encoding RNA 2',3'-cyclic phosphodiesterase, protein MRSFLALPLPDDLAAQLAGFAGRLRVGRAMPEENIHLTLAFLGEQPVQALEDLNTELEVWRAPPATVDLAGLITMGGVVPSVLALKADGVDALHNQVKQVIRRAGITLPHRRFRGHVTLARLPHTPTANDAPALGRALEAHGAIRYPTVTLDTLSLYRSDLRPDGARYQRLADYPLRG, encoded by the coding sequence ATGCGCAGCTTTCTGGCTCTTCCCCTGCCGGATGACCTGGCCGCGCAGCTTGCCGGATTTGCCGGGCGGCTGAGGGTCGGACGTGCGATGCCCGAAGAAAACATCCACCTGACCCTGGCGTTTCTGGGTGAGCAGCCCGTCCAGGCGCTTGAAGACCTGAACACGGAGTTGGAGGTTTGGCGCGCTCCGCCTGCGACCGTTGATCTGGCCGGTCTGATCACCATGGGCGGAGTGGTGCCATCCGTTCTTGCGCTCAAGGCCGATGGGGTGGATGCGCTGCACAATCAGGTCAAACAAGTCATTCGTCGCGCCGGGATCACGCTGCCCCATAGACGGTTTCGCGGCCACGTGACGCTGGCCCGCCTTCCACACACGCCCACGGCGAACGACGCGCCGGCCCTTGGCCGCGCGCTGGAAGCCCATGGCGCGATTCGATACCCGACCGTGACGCTCGACACCCTGTCGCTTTACCGCTCCGATCTGCGCCCGGACGGCGCGCGATATCAGCGGTTGGCAGACTATCCCCTTCGCGGCTAG
- the gor gene encoding glutathione-disulfide reductase, with the protein MSGFDYDLFVIGGGSGGVRAGRVAAESGAKVALAEEFRMGGTCVIRGCVPKKLMVFASQFGPAADAARAFGWQNNARGDFDWTGTFRPTLHAELDRLEGIYTKNLGNSGADIFHARATIKDAHTVELSTGEAFTAKHILVATGGRPFLPDTPGAQELGITSNEVFNLDDFPKRILIVGGGYIACEFACIFNGLGSHVAQWYRGAQILRGFDDEVRGFLAEHIHERGVDLHVGLEVEQMERRDGAILVTGTDGRSEMFDQVLFATGRTPNTDGLGLEDVGVKLGRGGEVVVDDYSQTSVPSIYAVGDVTNRINLTPVAIREGMAFVETVFNGNPTKPDHENVASAVFTQPEYGTVGLSEEDARAREKIDVYCAAFRPMQKSFIGMNERVLFKLVVSQETQKVLGCHIVGDGAGEMIQLVAIAVKMGATKADFDRTVAVHPTMSEEIVLMKSPTRSD; encoded by the coding sequence ATGAGCGGATTTGACTATGACCTCTTTGTGATTGGTGGCGGATCGGGCGGCGTGCGCGCGGGTCGCGTGGCGGCCGAAAGCGGCGCCAAGGTCGCGCTGGCGGAAGAGTTTCGCATGGGCGGCACCTGCGTGATCCGGGGTTGCGTGCCGAAAAAGCTGATGGTCTTTGCCTCGCAATTCGGTCCCGCTGCCGATGCGGCCCGTGCCTTTGGCTGGCAGAACAATGCGCGCGGCGATTTCGATTGGACCGGCACGTTCCGGCCCACGCTTCACGCCGAACTCGACAGGCTGGAAGGTATCTATACCAAGAATCTTGGCAACTCGGGTGCTGACATTTTCCATGCTCGGGCCACGATCAAGGATGCTCATACGGTCGAACTGTCGACGGGCGAGGCCTTCACAGCCAAGCATATTCTTGTGGCGACCGGCGGTCGGCCCTTCCTGCCTGACACACCCGGTGCGCAGGAATTGGGCATCACCTCGAACGAGGTGTTCAATCTGGACGATTTCCCCAAGCGGATTCTGATCGTTGGCGGCGGCTATATCGCCTGTGAATTCGCCTGCATCTTCAACGGGCTGGGCAGCCATGTCGCGCAGTGGTATCGCGGTGCGCAAATCCTGCGCGGCTTTGATGACGAAGTGCGCGGTTTTTTGGCCGAACATATTCACGAGCGTGGCGTCGATCTGCATGTCGGTCTTGAAGTTGAACAGATGGAGCGTCGTGATGGTGCCATACTGGTCACGGGCACGGATGGACGGTCAGAGATGTTCGATCAGGTGCTGTTTGCCACCGGGCGAACGCCCAATACAGACGGGCTTGGTCTGGAAGACGTGGGCGTCAAGCTGGGTCGCGGCGGTGAAGTGGTCGTGGATGACTACAGCCAGACCTCGGTTCCGTCGATCTATGCGGTCGGGGATGTCACGAACCGGATCAATCTGACCCCGGTCGCGATCCGCGAAGGGATGGCGTTTGTTGAAACTGTGTTCAACGGCAACCCGACCAAACCAGACCACGAAAACGTCGCTTCGGCGGTGTTTACGCAGCCAGAATACGGCACGGTTGGATTGTCGGAAGAGGACGCACGTGCCCGCGAAAAGATCGATGTCTACTGCGCCGCGTTCCGCCCCATGCAAAAAAGTTTCATTGGTATGAATGAACGCGTGTTGTTCAAGTTGGTCGTCAGCCAGGAAACCCAGAAGGTTCTTGGCTGTCATATTGTGGGTGACGGGGCAGGCGAAATGATCCAACTGGTCGCTATTGCCGTGAAGATGGGGGCCACCAAGGCAGATTTTGATCGCACGGTTGCAGTTCACCCGACCATGTCGGAAGAAATCGTGCTGATGAAGTCGCCCACGCGCAGCGATTAA
- a CDS encoding YbaN family protein, with product MSRYVYIVLGWSAVALGLIGVILPVLPTTPFLLVAAFAFGKGSPKARAWLIDHAHFGPAIKDWEERGAISPRAKTLAVFMMALVFVVSLILGAPPLVLLAQAVLMGAGAAFVLTRPD from the coding sequence ATGAGCAGATATGTCTATATTGTGTTGGGCTGGAGCGCAGTGGCGCTGGGACTGATCGGGGTCATCCTGCCCGTCCTGCCCACCACGCCTTTTCTACTTGTGGCCGCCTTCGCGTTTGGCAAAGGCAGCCCGAAAGCGCGCGCATGGTTGATCGACCACGCCCATTTCGGCCCCGCGATCAAGGATTGGGAAGAGCGTGGCGCGATCTCGCCACGGGCGAAAACACTTGCGGTTTTCATGATGGCACTGGTGTTCGTCGTATCGCTGATCCTTGGCGCGCCACCGCTGGTATTGCTGGCGCAGGCTGTTTTGATGGGCGCAGGGGCAGCTTTTGTGCTGACCCGGCCGGACTGA
- a CDS encoding DUF2065 domain-containing protein translates to MISTVVFGIGLVLVIEGLVFALAPSRLDDLVAMMAAMSRDQRRLIGLVALALGVVLVWMSRG, encoded by the coding sequence GTGATCTCGACGGTTGTGTTTGGGATCGGGCTTGTGCTCGTGATCGAGGGGCTGGTGTTCGCACTGGCCCCTTCGCGTTTGGATGATCTTGTGGCCATGATGGCCGCAATGTCACGTGACCAGCGTCGGCTTATCGGGCTTGTGGCGCTGGCTTTGGGTGTTGTGCTGGTCTGGATGTCGCGTGGGTGA